The proteins below come from a single Rhizobium sp. BT04 genomic window:
- a CDS encoding methionine--tRNA ligase, with the protein MNKIYITTSIPYVNAAPHVGFALELVQADAYARHFRLLGHDIRFQCGTDDNSLKNVRSAEAAGQQVRDFVNANADRFERLGGLLDISNEEFVRTSRDPRHIACVHALWGACAGNGDLYRKAYEGLYCVGCEQFYEPSELDDGRCSEHGIALETIREENWFFQLSRYGDRLLELVETGELRIVPAHRRNEVLALLRRGLSDISVSRSSERARGWGVPVPDGDEVVYVWFDALANYLTGLSHGSDPTLSQHYWNGGQRIHVVGKGISKFHAIYWPAILLSAGLPPPSSILVHGYVTVDGRKIGKSAGNGIDPEGIIQSYETPDALRYYLLRHIRSGDDGDFSDDRLEAAWSGELAGQLGNLANRVLALLSTSFNGIVPPVPDNEFVEVAARLPEKVAQAFDAYELHVGLADIFEFVGAANRRFTQRAPWADAKALLGDLTPEDRKATAAHLGACLAEQVFGLAIIARCLLPFLPGSAAKLHSRLGIPSPRLYRDTLIVGGVKAAPQAVLFPQRAAA; encoded by the coding sequence ATGAACAAGATCTACATCACCACCTCGATACCCTATGTGAATGCCGCTCCGCATGTGGGCTTCGCTCTCGAACTCGTCCAGGCCGATGCCTATGCCCGCCATTTCCGCCTTCTCGGCCACGATATCAGGTTCCAGTGCGGAACCGACGATAACAGCCTGAAGAATGTCAGGTCGGCAGAAGCCGCGGGACAACAGGTGAGGGACTTCGTCAATGCCAACGCCGACCGGTTCGAGCGCCTTGGCGGCCTGCTCGATATCTCCAACGAGGAATTCGTCCGCACCTCGCGCGATCCGAGGCATATTGCCTGCGTTCACGCTTTGTGGGGGGCCTGCGCTGGCAATGGCGACCTCTATCGCAAGGCCTATGAGGGCCTCTATTGCGTCGGTTGCGAGCAATTTTACGAGCCGTCGGAACTCGATGACGGGCGCTGCTCGGAACACGGCATTGCCCTCGAGACCATCCGTGAGGAGAACTGGTTCTTCCAGCTCTCGCGATACGGCGACCGGCTGCTTGAGCTCGTCGAGACCGGCGAGCTTCGGATCGTTCCAGCCCATCGTCGCAACGAGGTCCTTGCCCTGCTGCGGCGTGGCCTGAGCGACATCAGCGTGTCGCGCAGTTCGGAGCGGGCGCGTGGCTGGGGCGTGCCCGTCCCCGATGGAGATGAGGTCGTCTACGTCTGGTTCGATGCCTTGGCGAACTACCTCACCGGTCTCAGCCACGGGTCCGATCCAACCCTCTCGCAGCACTATTGGAACGGCGGCCAACGCATCCACGTCGTCGGCAAGGGCATCTCCAAGTTCCACGCCATCTACTGGCCGGCCATCCTGCTGTCCGCAGGCCTGCCGCCGCCATCGTCGATCCTGGTGCACGGCTACGTCACGGTGGACGGCAGGAAGATCGGCAAGTCGGCCGGCAACGGCATCGATCCGGAAGGCATCATCCAATCCTACGAAACACCGGATGCACTGCGATATTACCTGCTCCGGCATATACGCTCGGGTGACGATGGCGATTTCTCAGACGACCGTCTGGAAGCCGCCTGGTCGGGAGAGTTGGCAGGGCAGCTCGGAAATCTCGCCAACCGGGTGCTTGCCCTTCTGTCTACCTCGTTCAACGGCATCGTTCCGCCGGTGCCAGACAATGAGTTCGTCGAGGTTGCCGCCCGCCTTCCGGAGAAGGTGGCCCAGGCCTTCGATGCCTACGAACTCCATGTCGGCCTCGCGGATATTTTCGAGTTTGTCGGCGCGGCGAACAGGCGGTTTACACAACGCGCACCATGGGCGGATGCAAAAGCGCTGCTTGGCGATCTCACGCCGGAGGATCGGAAGGCGACCGCCGCGCATCTCGGCGCTTGCCTGGCCGAACAGGTCTTCGGCCTTGCAATCATCGCCCGCTGCCTCCTGCCGTTCCTGCCGGGGTCGGCCGCAAAGCTGCATTCCAGGCTGGGAATACCGTCTCCGCGCCTCTATCGAGACACCTTGATCGTGGGTGGGGTCAAAGCCGCTCCGCAAGCCGTCCTCTTTCCGCAAAGAGCGGCGGCTTGA
- a CDS encoding acyltransferase: MVKSEAGSPYIYGIDALRFVCALMVTMFHLGFASWASPLYLRPYKMPLIENVAQPGWVGVELFFVISGLVIVNSAAAATAMSFLKGRILRLYPAVWICASLTLIVIATQDVNRRIIKNYLRSITLYPGGPWIDGQYWTLACEICFYALVFIMCAMGQKARMPALALGLSLASTVFIALLNAFPDSDILAIFTETAWRAIPFYYGCQFAIGIYIWLLSQGRMSRISWVGLICALVTGAAQIYMAGENTSERTLAAAGHSFSPFPAVAIWVAGLIFIVAGVTYAKQISRLPTAFLQSVKTLGSMTYPLYLLHFAIGVQLLDWLTDLGMTPLLALALAVAIVCAMSLAVCKWGEPPIRSVLRLVFDRLGQRIAGFQTKESRV; the protein is encoded by the coding sequence ATGGTAAAATCTGAAGCCGGCAGCCCGTATATTTACGGCATCGACGCACTAAGATTTGTGTGTGCGTTGATGGTAACGATGTTTCATCTTGGATTTGCTTCCTGGGCTTCGCCCTTATATCTAAGACCCTACAAAATGCCCCTGATTGAGAATGTTGCCCAGCCCGGATGGGTGGGCGTCGAATTGTTCTTCGTCATATCAGGGCTCGTTATCGTCAACTCTGCCGCTGCCGCCACTGCGATGTCGTTTCTCAAGGGGCGAATTCTGCGGCTCTATCCAGCAGTATGGATTTGTGCGTCACTGACGCTGATTGTCATTGCAACTCAAGATGTTAACAGACGCATCATCAAGAACTATCTGCGGTCGATCACCCTCTACCCTGGCGGGCCATGGATCGATGGCCAATATTGGACCTTGGCCTGTGAGATCTGTTTCTACGCGCTTGTCTTCATCATGTGTGCGATGGGTCAGAAGGCGAGGATGCCTGCCCTGGCGCTCGGCCTGTCGCTGGCCAGCACGGTTTTTATCGCTCTGTTAAACGCCTTTCCTGATTCAGACATTCTGGCCATATTCACCGAGACCGCGTGGCGGGCGATCCCGTTTTACTACGGCTGCCAATTTGCGATTGGCATCTACATCTGGCTTTTGTCTCAAGGCCGGATGAGCCGAATTTCCTGGGTGGGTTTGATCTGCGCGCTGGTGACGGGGGCGGCTCAGATATACATGGCAGGCGAAAATACCAGCGAGCGCACTCTTGCCGCAGCTGGTCATTCCTTCTCGCCGTTTCCCGCAGTCGCAATCTGGGTGGCGGGGCTGATCTTCATCGTCGCAGGCGTGACCTATGCCAAGCAGATCAGTCGTCTGCCGACTGCCTTCCTTCAATCGGTCAAAACCCTCGGCTCGATGACCTACCCGCTCTATCTCTTGCATTTCGCGATCGGCGTCCAACTTCTCGACTGGCTGACCGATCTGGGGATGACACCGCTGTTGGCGCTGGCTTTGGCCGTTGCGATCGTCTGTGCAATGTCGCTGGCTGTGTGCAAATGGGGAGAGCCTCCCATCCGCAGCGTCTTGCGATTGGTCTTCGACAGGCTTGGGCAACGAATTGCTGGTTTTCAGACGAAAGAGTCTCGGGTTTAG
- a CDS encoding PAS domain-containing sensor histidine kinase, with amino-acid sequence MSGPDTQISMPAEDLEDLYENAPCGYLSLQPDGRIVKVNRTLSTWIGIPADQLLGKRLHDLLNMPGRIFYETHFAPLLRMQGFFNEVALDLVTADGRKLPVLANAMERRSEDGALLFTRVTMFQAAERRRYERELVDARAAADAAGAIVKSQLDFEQQTAELREQFIAILGHDLRNPLASIAAAARMLRKEEQTDRSMKVLDLMQGSVVRMSGLIDNVLDFARARLGGGIELDRRAEQLEPLLRQVIDELRYSHLDRRIEVSIELDGPINCDSSRIGQLVSNLLGNALTHGTPDEPVRLSAATVDGRLELWIANGGAPISSDAMTRLFQPFFKGEAGTSQRGLGLGLHIASEIARAHGGTITVSSDDDETRFTFVMPLD; translated from the coding sequence ATGAGCGGTCCCGACACGCAGATCTCCATGCCGGCGGAAGACCTTGAGGACTTGTACGAAAACGCGCCATGCGGCTATCTTTCGCTGCAGCCGGACGGGCGCATCGTCAAGGTGAACAGAACGCTGTCGACCTGGATCGGCATTCCTGCCGATCAGCTCCTCGGCAAACGGCTTCATGACCTGCTCAACATGCCGGGCCGTATATTCTACGAAACCCATTTTGCGCCTTTGCTGCGCATGCAAGGGTTTTTCAATGAGGTTGCCCTCGATCTCGTGACGGCGGACGGCAGAAAACTGCCTGTGCTCGCCAATGCCATGGAAAGACGCTCAGAAGACGGTGCCTTGCTTTTCACCCGTGTGACGATGTTCCAGGCTGCCGAGCGTCGCCGTTATGAACGGGAGTTGGTCGACGCGCGCGCAGCGGCGGATGCTGCCGGCGCCATCGTCAAATCCCAGCTCGACTTCGAACAGCAAACCGCCGAGTTGCGGGAGCAGTTCATCGCCATCCTTGGCCATGACCTGCGCAACCCGCTTGCCTCGATTGCCGCTGCAGCGCGTATGCTGCGAAAGGAAGAGCAGACCGATCGTTCGATGAAAGTTCTCGATTTGATGCAGGGCAGCGTCGTTCGCATGTCTGGCCTGATCGACAACGTCCTCGACTTCGCGCGCGCACGATTGGGTGGCGGCATCGAGCTCGACAGGCGAGCGGAGCAGCTCGAGCCGCTCCTGCGGCAGGTCATCGACGAACTCCGCTATAGTCACCTCGACCGCAGGATTGAGGTGAGCATCGAATTAGACGGCCCTATAAATTGCGACAGCAGCCGGATTGGCCAGTTGGTGTCTAATCTCTTGGGAAATGCTCTGACCCATGGGACGCCGGACGAACCGGTGCGGCTATCTGCGGCAACCGTCGACGGAAGACTGGAGCTTTGGATCGCCAACGGCGGCGCGCCGATTTCCAGCGATGCGATGACACGGCTTTTTCAGCCTTTCTTCAAAGGCGAAGCCGGCACGAGTCAGAGAGGGTTGGGGCTGGGTCTGCACATCGCGTCGGAAATCGCCCGCGCCCATGGCGGGACGATCACGGTCAGTTCCGATGACGACGAGACGCGCTTCACCTTTGTGATGCCGTTGGATTGA
- a CDS encoding alpha/beta fold hydrolase translates to MTVIDRNHVQVRGDGQRAMIFSHGFGCDQNMWRFVAPAFEGDFKTVLFDHVGAGRSDLAAYDAGKYSSLSGYADDLVEICRALALRQTVFVGHSVSAMIGVIASLEAPELFESLILVGPSPRYINDGDYIGGFSAAEIDELLKSLDDNHLGWSAAMAPAIMGNPDRPELSEELTNSFCRTDPEIAKAFARVTFTSDNRSDLPQVTARTLVLQCRDDIIASEEVGEFVHQQVPNSQLVVLNASGHCPNLSAPDEVISAIRWFV, encoded by the coding sequence ATGACCGTCATCGATCGAAATCATGTTCAAGTCCGGGGTGATGGCCAGCGTGCGATGATCTTTTCGCATGGATTCGGGTGCGACCAGAATATGTGGCGCTTCGTGGCGCCGGCTTTTGAGGGCGACTTCAAGACGGTGCTGTTCGATCACGTTGGCGCAGGACGATCCGATCTTGCGGCTTATGATGCCGGAAAATACTCTTCCTTGTCGGGTTATGCGGATGACCTGGTGGAAATTTGCCGTGCGCTCGCCCTGAGGCAAACGGTCTTCGTCGGGCACTCCGTCAGCGCGATGATTGGCGTCATCGCGTCGCTGGAGGCACCGGAACTGTTTGAAAGCCTGATCCTTGTCGGGCCGTCGCCGCGCTATATCAACGACGGTGATTATATCGGCGGCTTCAGCGCGGCTGAGATAGACGAACTGCTGAAATCGTTGGACGACAATCACTTGGGGTGGTCTGCCGCCATGGCGCCCGCCATCATGGGCAACCCCGATCGACCGGAACTTAGCGAAGAGCTGACAAATAGTTTCTGCCGCACCGATCCTGAGATCGCCAAGGCGTTTGCACGGGTGACCTTCACCTCAGACAATCGCAGCGACCTTCCGCAGGTCACCGCCAGAACGCTGGTCCTTCAATGCCGCGATGATATCATCGCCTCCGAAGAGGTCGGCGAATTCGTCCATCAGCAGGTCCCAAACAGTCAATTGGTCGTGCTGAACGCGAGTGGCCACTGCCCTAACCTCAGCGCTCCAGACGAGGTCATCTCTGCAATCCGGTGGTTCGTCTGA
- a CDS encoding response regulator, whose amino-acid sequence MIAIELEDVLRALGCTVIGPVAKLVDAIELASTESLDAAILDVTIRGGQVFPVAEILLERDIPFVFASGYGDWALPENMRDRPRLTKPFTTVELEEQIKLLCAQAMKRKMR is encoded by the coding sequence TTGATCGCGATCGAACTGGAAGACGTTCTCAGGGCGCTTGGATGCACGGTCATCGGACCCGTTGCCAAGCTTGTCGATGCGATTGAACTCGCCAGCACCGAGAGCCTGGACGCAGCGATCTTGGATGTGACCATTCGTGGAGGACAGGTCTTCCCCGTTGCCGAAATACTGCTGGAACGCGACATTCCTTTCGTTTTCGCCAGCGGCTATGGTGATTGGGCCTTGCCCGAAAACATGCGCGACAGGCCACGCCTGACGAAGCCGTTTACGACCGTCGAACTAGAAGAACAGATTAAGCTGCTCTGCGCCCAAGCGATGAAGCGAAAAATGCGTTGA
- a CDS encoding chemotaxis protein CheB, which produces MNVAAKPLIVGIGASAGGLEAFKAFFSHMPSDSGMAFVLVQHLAPDHRSMLSELLGKTTSMLVTEAVDGMTVIANQVFVIPPNATLTIESGVLRLEVPAPPREHRRPIDTFFSALADDQGENAVCIVLAGTGSDGALGLSAVKENGGLTMAQAEFDHSAKGGMPHSAVATGFVDEVLRAEEMPARLKSHFLHLQHVASQKHADGTRLDATEHLPTIAKLLRAKVGHDFSNYKERTFTRRIQRRMQVLQVDSVSVYTARLKDEPHELDLLFRELLIGVTQFFRDPQYFESLQNLAITKILDGKAANDTIRVWVPASASGEEAYSIAILLKEAIDRRGLPLKVQVFATDIDERAVTFGRAARYSNTTGLSLERLGRWFSEDGGEFCPIKEIRDMCIFSVQSVVKDPPFSKLDLVSCRNLLIYMDAALQDRVLKTFHYALKSGGLLFLGPSEGVTRQSNYFSSLDKKHRIFQRRDVNAVIPDLRRSGAAVVTNATLDDARVNYTGEDRIARKARHAMEKYSPAYLVVEGNGDIVQFSGGEAGRYLEPSSGTASLNLFVILRKSLRPIVRAALRTAIATKGPVIQDGIGLRIDGRNQTVTVIVEPIPATEPGICLVVFRDTGPSGHATTVPDESSDDDIRAVEHELRTVKTQLLSTIDELEAANEELKSATEEYQSVNEELQSSNEELETAKEEMQSVNEELQTINAEMAAKNEALARVNSDIKNLLDSTEIATLFLDNELRIKSFTPRMTGIFHLRDEDRGRPITDIVTLLDYHDLRRDVMEVVSERSILEREVHLTCESTTFILRIRPYRTVENTIDGVVLTFVDISGRKETERHTALIMNELDHRVKNILAVVSSVVRQTLKSSETPAAFAASVEGRITAIANAHSLLTVEGGRSEAFLRDLVRRELSPYDERGMNINVGGPEVTLTPRAGLTLALAIHELASNASKYGALSVDSGHLSATWSVDGNATHPKLIFVWAETGGPSVGLPTRSGFGTKLIDRTVSHDLDGEVKREFLPSGVHCTIEIPLTSEIGHLALNRDGQRVGK; this is translated from the coding sequence GTGAACGTGGCAGCAAAACCGTTAATTGTCGGAATCGGAGCTTCCGCTGGTGGCCTCGAAGCGTTCAAGGCTTTCTTCAGCCACATGCCGTCCGACAGTGGTATGGCGTTCGTGCTGGTCCAACACCTTGCTCCAGACCATAGGAGCATGCTGTCCGAGCTTCTCGGAAAAACAACGTCAATGCTGGTCACGGAAGCCGTAGACGGAATGACGGTTATCGCCAATCAGGTGTTCGTCATTCCGCCGAATGCTACGCTGACAATTGAAAGCGGCGTCTTGCGTCTAGAAGTGCCTGCACCTCCTCGTGAGCATCGCAGACCGATCGACACTTTCTTTTCCGCACTCGCTGACGACCAGGGCGAAAATGCAGTCTGCATCGTACTTGCTGGTACCGGAAGCGATGGTGCCCTGGGGCTGAGCGCGGTCAAAGAAAATGGCGGCCTTACCATGGCTCAAGCCGAGTTCGATCACTCCGCGAAGGGCGGTATGCCCCATAGCGCCGTCGCGACTGGATTCGTTGACGAGGTGTTGCGCGCTGAAGAAATGCCGGCGCGTCTCAAGTCCCATTTTCTGCACTTGCAGCATGTCGCGTCGCAAAAACACGCGGACGGAACCCGGCTGGATGCGACCGAGCATCTGCCAACGATCGCGAAGCTTCTGAGGGCCAAAGTCGGCCACGATTTCAGCAACTACAAAGAAAGAACTTTTACACGAAGAATTCAGCGCCGGATGCAGGTCCTTCAGGTCGACTCGGTCTCCGTCTACACCGCCCGCCTCAAGGATGAACCTCACGAACTGGACCTGCTTTTTCGTGAACTTCTTATCGGCGTTACGCAATTCTTCCGCGATCCGCAGTATTTTGAGTCATTACAGAATCTCGCCATCACCAAGATTCTGGACGGCAAGGCGGCCAATGACACGATCCGCGTGTGGGTGCCTGCTTCCGCCAGCGGCGAGGAAGCCTATTCCATCGCGATCCTCCTGAAAGAGGCAATTGACAGACGGGGCCTGCCGCTGAAGGTGCAGGTATTTGCCACCGACATTGATGAACGGGCGGTGACCTTTGGGAGAGCGGCCCGCTATTCCAATACCACCGGCCTTTCGCTCGAGCGACTCGGGCGCTGGTTTTCCGAAGACGGTGGCGAATTCTGCCCGATCAAGGAAATCCGCGACATGTGCATTTTTTCGGTGCAGAGCGTCGTCAAAGACCCACCGTTTTCGAAACTCGATTTGGTCTCCTGCCGCAACCTGCTGATTTACATGGACGCCGCATTGCAAGATCGCGTGCTCAAGACCTTTCATTATGCTCTGAAATCAGGTGGGCTCCTGTTCCTCGGGCCGTCCGAGGGCGTGACGCGGCAATCAAATTACTTTTCCAGTCTCGATAAAAAACATCGCATCTTCCAGCGCCGTGACGTGAATGCTGTAATCCCCGATCTTCGAAGGAGTGGAGCGGCGGTCGTCACGAATGCAACGCTCGATGACGCCCGAGTGAATTACACCGGAGAAGATCGCATCGCCAGAAAAGCCCGCCATGCGATGGAGAAATACTCACCCGCCTATCTGGTTGTCGAAGGAAACGGTGACATAGTGCAATTCTCGGGTGGCGAAGCGGGCCGCTATCTCGAGCCATCCTCCGGTACCGCTAGCCTCAATCTTTTCGTTATCCTCCGAAAATCTCTTCGGCCGATTGTCCGTGCTGCCCTGAGGACAGCCATAGCAACGAAGGGGCCGGTGATTCAGGACGGCATTGGGCTGAGGATCGATGGCCGCAATCAGACCGTCACGGTCATCGTTGAGCCGATTCCAGCTACCGAACCTGGAATTTGCCTCGTTGTATTTCGTGACACCGGGCCGAGCGGGCATGCCACCACCGTCCCGGATGAGAGTTCCGATGATGACATCAGAGCCGTCGAACATGAGTTGCGAACGGTAAAGACGCAACTCCTGTCGACCATCGACGAATTGGAGGCGGCAAACGAGGAGTTGAAATCGGCGACCGAGGAGTATCAGTCGGTCAATGAAGAGCTTCAGTCATCGAATGAAGAGCTGGAGACGGCAAAGGAGGAAATGCAGTCGGTCAACGAGGAACTGCAGACGATCAACGCGGAGATGGCGGCCAAGAACGAAGCGCTTGCACGCGTGAATAGCGACATCAAGAATCTTCTCGACAGCACCGAGATTGCAACGCTGTTTTTGGACAATGAGTTACGCATCAAATCCTTTACACCGCGAATGACCGGAATCTTTCATTTGCGGGACGAGGACAGAGGGCGGCCGATCACGGATATCGTTACGCTGTTGGATTATCACGACCTGAGGCGCGATGTGATGGAGGTGGTGAGCGAACGCTCGATACTGGAACGCGAGGTTCATCTTACCTGCGAAAGCACGACTTTCATCTTGCGCATTCGCCCCTATAGGACAGTCGAGAATACAATTGATGGCGTCGTGTTGACGTTCGTGGATATCAGCGGCCGCAAGGAAACGGAACGCCATACCGCTCTCATCATGAACGAACTCGACCACCGCGTGAAAAATATTCTGGCGGTCGTTTCGTCTGTCGTTCGGCAGACTTTGAAATCCAGTGAAACACCGGCTGCCTTCGCGGCCAGCGTTGAAGGGCGTATAACCGCAATCGCCAACGCTCATAGCCTGTTGACCGTAGAGGGGGGGCGTAGCGAAGCATTCTTGCGAGACCTCGTCAGGCGCGAGCTTTCCCCTTACGACGAACGCGGAATGAATATTAACGTGGGGGGCCCCGAGGTTACGCTTACCCCAAGAGCGGGGCTGACATTGGCGTTGGCCATTCACGAACTTGCCAGCAACGCGTCCAAATACGGGGCACTTTCCGTCGATTCCGGTCATCTCTCGGCTACATGGAGTGTTGACGGGAATGCGACCCATCCGAAACTGATCTTCGTCTGGGCGGAAACAGGTGGTCCGAGCGTAGGCCTGCCCACGCGGAGCGGGTTTGGCACCAAGTTGATCGACCGCACGGTGAGCCATGATCTGGATGGCGAAGTGAAGCGGGAGTTTCTACCCTCCGGTGTGCATTGTACCATCGAAATTCCTCTGACCAGTGAAATCGGTCACCTCGCCCTCAACCGGGACGGCCAGAGGGTCGGAAAATGA
- a CDS encoding biotin transporter BioY, whose protein sequence is MSTRDLVLTALFAAIIVALGLLPPIYLGFIPVPITAQSLGVMMAGVVLGARRGAIAVLIVLVLVAIGLPVLSGGRGGLAVFASPTAGFLIGWIFAAFVTGYLSERLINDRQSGLVQTVSFFLTAMAGGIVVLYAFGITYLATVAGLGFTKAFVGSMAFIPGDVIKAFVAALLGRAVMVGYPLLPMRA, encoded by the coding sequence ATGAGCACTCGCGATCTCGTTCTTACCGCCCTCTTTGCCGCGATCATCGTGGCGCTCGGCCTGCTGCCGCCGATTTACCTCGGCTTCATTCCGGTGCCGATCACCGCGCAATCGCTCGGTGTCATGATGGCCGGCGTCGTGCTCGGCGCGCGGCGCGGCGCGATTGCCGTGCTGATCGTGCTGGTGCTGGTCGCCATCGGTCTTCCGGTGCTTTCCGGCGGCCGCGGCGGGCTTGCCGTCTTCGCGTCGCCGACGGCGGGCTTCCTGATCGGCTGGATCTTTGCCGCCTTCGTCACTGGCTATCTCAGCGAGCGGCTGATCAACGATCGGCAATCCGGCCTGGTGCAGACGGTGAGCTTCTTCCTCACCGCCATGGCCGGCGGCATCGTCGTGCTCTACGCCTTCGGCATCACCTATCTCGCCACCGTCGCCGGCCTGGGCTTCACGAAAGCCTTCGTCGGCTCGATGGCCTTCATTCCCGGCGACGTGATCAAGGCCTTCGTCGCAGCCCTGCTCGGGCGCGCCGTCATGGTCGGCTATCCCCTGCTGCCGATGCGCGCGTAG
- a CDS encoding energy-coupling factor transporter transmembrane protein EcfT has protein sequence MQSLYVEGNSVMHRLSPRLKLLSLTAFGVLLFISGNLVLLSIAVLLTAVLYSMVGLPLADALGRLRPIFLTIAIVALFNLIFNPWQQALVPLLRLTALMLLAATVTATTSITEFIDEVTALARPLERIGWVQADDIGLALGLVLRFVPEIVGRYQAIREAHRARGLKARPITLLAPLIILTLRDADNIAAAIDARGIRRHVS, from the coding sequence ATGCAGTCGCTCTATGTCGAAGGCAATAGCGTGATGCACCGGCTTTCGCCGCGGCTGAAGCTGTTGTCGCTGACCGCCTTCGGCGTCCTCCTGTTCATCAGCGGGAATCTCGTCCTGCTTTCGATCGCGGTGCTGCTGACGGCCGTTCTCTACAGCATGGTCGGCCTGCCGCTTGCCGATGCCCTCGGGCGGCTGCGGCCGATCTTTCTGACGATTGCGATCGTGGCGCTCTTCAACCTCATCTTCAACCCCTGGCAGCAGGCGCTCGTGCCGCTGCTGCGGCTGACGGCGCTGATGCTGCTCGCCGCCACCGTGACGGCGACGACCTCGATCACCGAGTTCATCGACGAGGTGACCGCACTTGCCCGCCCGCTCGAACGCATAGGCTGGGTGCAGGCCGACGATATCGGCCTGGCGCTTGGGCTGGTGCTGCGTTTCGTACCTGAGATCGTCGGCCGTTATCAGGCGATTCGCGAGGCGCACAGGGCCCGCGGGCTGAAGGCCCGGCCAATAACGCTGCTTGCACCGCTGATCATCCTGACGCTCAGGGATGCGGATAATATTGCCGCGGCGATTGACGCGCGCGGCATTCGGCGGCATGTGAGTTAA
- a CDS encoding energy-coupling factor ABC transporter ATP-binding protein yields the protein MDIRFEGAGVSFGARVALQPLTLGIRGKRIGVIGLNGSGKTTFARLINGLTKPSVGRVSVNGRDTSDEKAAMADVGFIFQSPQNQIILPIVRDDIAFGLKRRGFTKAEIEAKVEGVLARFGAEALADRRAHELSGGELQVAALCSVLATGPGILILDEPTNQLDLKNRALVEKIIAGLDESAIIITHDLDLIADFERVLLFHEGRLAADAPAAEAIARYKEIAA from the coding sequence TTGGATATTCGTTTCGAAGGTGCCGGGGTCAGTTTCGGGGCGCGGGTGGCGCTGCAGCCGCTGACGCTCGGCATCCGTGGGAAACGCATCGGCGTCATCGGGCTGAACGGTTCGGGCAAGACGACGTTCGCCCGGCTGATCAACGGATTGACCAAACCGTCGGTCGGCCGCGTCAGCGTCAACGGCCGCGATACGAGCGATGAAAAAGCTGCTATGGCCGATGTCGGTTTCATCTTCCAATCGCCGCAGAACCAGATCATCCTGCCGATCGTCAGGGACGACATCGCCTTCGGGCTGAAGCGGCGCGGCTTCACCAAGGCGGAGATCGAGGCGAAGGTCGAGGGCGTGCTGGCCCGTTTCGGCGCTGAGGCGCTCGCCGATCGCCGGGCGCATGAGCTTTCCGGCGGAGAGCTGCAGGTGGCCGCCCTCTGCTCGGTGCTGGCGACGGGGCCAGGCATTCTGATCCTCGACGAACCCACAAACCAGCTCGATCTCAAGAACCGGGCGCTGGTCGAGAAGATTATCGCCGGACTTGACGAAAGCGCCATCATCATCACCCATGATCTGGACCTGATTGCCGATTTTGAGCGGGTGCTGCTGTTTCATGAAGGGCGGCTTGCAGCGGATGCGCCGGCTGCCGAGGCGATCGCCCGCTACAAGGAGATCGCCGCCTGA